TATTTATCTGTTTTCAACCCCTTCACATCACCCCTTTTTGGCATAGAGAACGCAATCCCAATTAGCCAGACAACAAAGAAAGTCATGTGAGATGCTGTGCGCAGCTCTGCGTCGTTCGTTGAACTTCTTGTTGGAGTTTTCGGCTGGCAGTCGCTGACCTTGAGTGACGTAGCACAAATCCACCCTCTTCCCTTCAGCCACCCCCTCCTTTTAATGCAATTTAGCGCGTTCCCAAGTTGTAttgatttcttttattattgcAATCAGTTTTCGAACTGTCTTATCATTATTTGGGCATGAGTCAGAACAGGATTTCTGGTCTACTGATAAGATAATTTAATTCCTTTGTTTCTAAAACAATAGAAAAGGCCACCAGCGAGACCAACACCAACGACAACTGGTCTCTGATCCTGGATGTCTGCGACAAGGTGACCACGAATCCTCGCCAGGCCAAGGATTGCCTCAAGGCGGTGATGCGTCGCATGGGCCACACCGATCCCCACGTGGTGATGCAGGCGATCACACTGCTGGACGCTTTGTCCAACAACTGCGGAAAACCCCTGCACTTGGAGGTGGCTTCGCGGGACTTTGAGACCGAGTTCCGCCGACTGCTGGCCAAGGCGCAGCCTAAGGTTTCGTTGGTAAGTACCCGGAAGCTAACCCCATTTCCCCCGTTTCCTAAAGCCTCTTCTATGGCCCGCAGAAAATGCGACAAGTGCTGAAGAACTGGGCTGATAACGACTACAAGAACGATCGCGAACTGGACTTGATACCCGCCCTCTACGCCCAGTTGCGCCAAGAGGGCTACGACTTCAAGAATCTGGGCGATAAGGCCACCAAGACGGTCGCCGAGAAGGCCGCCGCCCTGCCCAAGGATCCGAATGTGGTCAGCAGCCAGCAGGAGGAGGACGACATCGCCAAGGCCATCGAACTGTCGCTGAAGGAGAACAAGGGCAGCAGTCCCAAGACCGGGAGTGGAGCAAGTGCCGGCACCGCCAGTGCCTATCCCTCGTTGTATCCCTCTTTTGGCGGCACCACCACCTCTAGTGCCCTTAGCAGCGAGGCGAATGCCACTTCGGCTCCGGAGCCGAGAAAGGTTCGCGCCCTGTACGATTTCGAGGCGGCGGAGGAGAACGAACTGACCTTCTTCTCAGGCGAGATCATCCATGTGCTGGACGACAGCGATCCCAACTGGTGGAAGGGCTACAATCAGCGCGGCGAGGGCCTCTTCCCCTCGAACTTCGTCACTGCCGATCTGTCCGTCGATCCCGAACGCCTGGACATCAATCAGCAGCACAAGacggccgccgccgccgggCAAAGGGAGTTGGACTCTGCTGCGGCGCTGCAGCAAAAGACTGAAGCggcagccgccgccgccgctgcccaGCCCGTGGAGATCGACGAGTCAAAGATCGACCGGCTGTTGCACCTGCTGCACGAGGCCAATCCCGAGGATCCCTCGCAGGACAGCGACGAGATGCTGCAGCTGGAGCAGGAAGTCCATCAAATGGGCCCGCTGATCGATGCCGAGCTGGAGCGTGTGGACCGCAAACACGCCCAGTTGACGCAGCTGTCCAGCGACCTTGTGGACGCCATCAACCTTTACCATACCCTGATGCGCGACGATCGGGTTGCGGCTGGGCAGTTTGCCGCCGCTGCAGGTGGCTTTATGCCTGGACTGGCTGGCTTTCCGGGTGCCGCTCTCTACGGATCTCCAGGTTACCCCGCAGCCGGTGGTTTTCCTCCGGCTCAAAACTACCCGCATGGCATGCACTCGCTGCCATATGGCCCCGTATCAAACCCTCCCACTGGAGCTCCATCGCAGGCTCCTGGTGGCTATCTCGGACAACCGCAGGGGCAGGTGCCACTGCCCTACCAGAATGGACATGCTGCACAGATGAATTGTGAGTAGAGAGAATAAATTAAGCTGTACCATTTTTAATTaccgaataaaaaaaaacttttccaattCCTATTTCAGCGCTGCCACCGCATCTTACACAGCCCACTGGTGCTGCACCTGTGACCCAGCCCATCTACACTGCTCAGCCCATTCCTGTGACCAACCAGCATCCCCAGCAGGCACCACAGCATCCACAGAACAACTACCACATTGACCAGCAGTCGCAGTACGCCCAAGTTCCGCCCGCAATCCCACAAATCCaacagccgcagcagcagcagcagccttcAGCTCCCCACGCCTACATGTCGCCACAGCATCAGCAGCCACCGCCTCCACAGGGATACCAGCCTGGACCCAATCTGTATGCCCCGAACGGATCGCCAGCCGTCAACCCACAGAGCTTCATGTcaccgcagcagcatcaacaacagcaggcgcaacagcagcagcagctcccaCATCTCGATCAGTTTAGTCAGCTGCACCAGCAGATGGCCGCCATGTCCATGACTGGGGGGCCACCAGTTGGGGCGCCCGGCTATCACATGCAGAACGATGCTGTCAAGAACAACATTCCTATCTACCAACAGCAGCGGTAAGACCGCTGGCATAAATTAGAGCCCTTCACCCGGTTTGCTTTAGTTTTGCCCCCAAAACGAAGTTTGCACGCTAATTTCGGATAGCTCTTCGACGAACGAAAGTTTTCAAATCTCTAAGTCTATTCTGTGAGGGCCGTGGAAAGCAATTGGCAGTGAACCAAAAAATTCGACTAACCTTAAAAAGAATGAGAGAagccaaattattttaaaaattatgtcgtttttttaatttttgatagcaTCTTATTTTGGCCAATATGTTTTGCAGCCAACCAATATGTTTTATGGAAGGAAGATAAACGAGTCGgaaatgatatatatatataccacATAAATATTCTATATTCAACACCATGTATAACTTTGTATTTAGTGCAGGAGAGATAactattatgtttattgtacgGATTATgatatgataaaaataacgaaacgaatcacattcattaaaatcatttaaatattctaaGGAAACTATGTCTTCATTAATGCCAATTTAATAGATTGAGACGTCGAGTTACGATGTAGcaattcttataatttttttaggcTGAGCAATAGGAATATTTGCTGTTGTTGATGGAACTCCGATTGACTTACGATTTGGGCGAGGCagcttatatttattatgttatttataGACTTTGCTTTGAGATTGCGGTGAATTTAATCTTAGTCACAAAGCTCATCATTGAAGTTACTAATTGCTAgctttttttaaccatttttctGAAGATTTATTTTACTACTTATTTCTAATTCAAAagctttgaaaatatttttaaaaaaccgaaaacaacatatttaagtatttaaatcatattataaaatatttagttttaaaaatttaacatagtttttgaaaagatttttttttatttaaaagctttgCAAATATATTGGAAAagccatttaaattttatttttgtataaaaaatatgtgcaATATTTAGTTCCTTACAATTGagtataaaattttgaaaagacttgacataaaattataaatctcAATCTTGAAGTTATTAAAACTTACAAGTGTTtgataaaaacatatacaattattatttggcagtgcaattaagttttttaagtCAACCCAAgtggtaaataaaataaaagacgaAAGCAGACACAGgtatgtaaatttatttataatttagtgGAAATCAAGCGAACCAAATGATTGAATATACTAAGCTTGTGTTTATTACTATCAGATTTTTAATTCGatgctttgttttttgcagGCTTATACCTAACGTGGTTAGATTCAATCAACTTCGCTTATTCTCCTCATGCAGAAACAAACATCCTTTCGTGTGTGTGCACTTTTCGGATGGGATTCCAATATATTTCGAGTAATCTTTGCCACATGCCAATGTCTCGCATGCCAGCGAACATGCAACAATCCAGCAAATTCCCATCCGGCGTTCAATGGCACAGATATCCTATGAAATAGACTGTCAAAAAGCGAGACTGTCTGAGCCTGGTAAATAGAAAATGTCAATAAATGCGGAATGTCACAGCAGCAAAACAAGGCAGATAACGGACGAACGAACAGgttatgcaaatatttgttgatTTCTACGGGCTGCTAGTTGCCGACTGCCAGCCTGCCTGCCTAACTGCGAAAAATGTCAGCAAATGCatggatatatattttttaaattaattgattttgctggcCTTGCACCCTTTTTCGatgggggtggtggtggtggtggtggtgggtggaCTGTTAAGGGAACACCTGCATCTTGTTCGTCCTTTGCCCCTGGGCCGTGCAATTGTGTGTTGCTGTTTGGTGCCTTTGTGCAGCAGCTTCCGTTCGTCGTCAACTTTGGTGCCGTTTTGCTCAGTTTCGTACTCGTTCTCGTTCTTGTTCTGGATTTGATTATTCCGCCGGGTGATTTGCATTTCGTGCCGTGCAACGCAGCATCCTTCAAGTCGGATGGCATTAATCAGAAACAACTGGCTCAAGGACGACTGCAAACCCTTCATCCGGATCTGTCTGCTCCTGCCACCGAGGAGGATGTTGGCCTGCTTTTTCCCCATCGCTCggcaataaaatcaaatgatGCGGGCATCGTAAAGCTTCGCGCCTTTCGCGTTTTCTATGTCATAAAAGTCTACACGTTGCCATTATTGCGTTATGTATCGTATTGCCATTTTTGTCCCCGGCTGCAAATCCCCGGTGCCATTTACCAGTGGTAGAACTCACCATTCACCATTCACCATTCGCCATTCACCAGCGACCGCGAACCATGTGGCCCAAACCCTGGCTTTCTGGCCGGCGGATTGTGGCTTTTAAAGCGGCATAAATATTTCCCCTTTTCCAGCCTCAAAATGTTTTCCCGCCATGTGGCAAAGCGgtgaaaatgtaataaaaaaaaattgtttgaaaaaccGGGCAGAAATGGGATgacgaaaaaatatatttatggcTATTTGCTTTTGATATTTATTCAATGGTCTATTGTTTGCCGATAAGCTGTGaatagtttttggtttgtttagtttttgtttagcGCCGTTGTTTAGTCAACAGTTAGTTAGTATCTGGAAAATGCGGGTTGTTTAACCGAAAAAATATGAAAGATGGTCGTTAAGCTAAAATCTACATTTTTGAActactaaaaattatttaaaccaCCAACCAAGTAACcactacattttaaataaacaattttgccAATGGTTTTCGTGTCTGGTTATGTACTTTAAACGTCTTGTAATGTGACATACCAAACTATTACAGTTCTCCGCATTTCTTTgacatttgaaaaattgtttggaATATACGGAAATTTCCCTCAAAGACTACCCATCAAATAAACTTTCTTAGCATATGTATGTGACTGGGCAAGACTATTAATTATTCGCACATTTTCCATAGGATCACGATGCACTCCATCTTAGTTCTTTTCAACGACtcgattttctttaaattgtttttttgatgtatggttttaaattacaaagtCGTGAGCTGGCaaagtttttcaaacaaaaaaataaagtgctTAATACTGTTATGCTTAAAAAAGTGGAtgtgaaaaataaacacataaaataaaatttagctTGATTGTAGTCGTTTActcatttaatttgcattaagttttccctttttaCTTCTTTTCTTATATGtgtttttactaaaaaaatacacttaTTTTATGCGATAAAAGAGTTGATTTTTCGGTCTCTTAAATTTAATGCAGCCCAGACAAGTTTGGATGTGTAAACAAAATccgcaaaacaattttttcccAGAAGGAAAAGAAAAGCGCAAGCAAAAATGCCCAAATGAAGGCGTGTATAAATTTGCATACTCtttgttctgtttttccttgtcttgttttattttcttaggTTCTTTTCATTTGGCACAACACACATTCCATGTGCTTACCTTACCTCGCCCCTCCAGTTCATATGCATTAATTAACGATTCAATCCAACTTCCAATTCCATGGCAGCTCTCTTGATTCGTGCGAACACACAAACTTGAGCGGACGGTTTGCACTGCATTTGGATAAGTTGTACTTGAGCACACTACAAATATCCAGTAGTGGGGCAGTGATGGCATGAGTACCACTTCCTTCAAGGTAAAGTACACTTGTCCACAAAATCCTCATATTTAAAAGTACAAGCTTAAAGCAAGatgtgcaaacaaaatttttatatacttatgtTAAAGCGTTTGTCCATATTTTATAGAAGTTATAGAAGATTTTTATTATCTACAAACAGTTGTCGTACCACTTCTAAAATCTGATACAATtgaatatacaaatatttatacccttgcagagggtattataatttcagtcagaagtttgcaacgcagtgaaggagacgtttccgaccctataaagtatatatattcttgatcagcatcactaggagagtcgatctagccatgtccgtctgtccgtctgtccgtctgtccgtccgtttatatgcaaactagtctctcagttttaaagctatctgcatgaaactttcccaaaagttgtctttctattgcaggtagtatataagtcggaacgagccggatcggacgactatagcatatagctcccataggaacaatcggaaaaataaatgaaaaaaaattataactttgctgttttttaattttttgtttagttcttcgacatatagtaatggtaaaatatttccgatttacggtttaaatttcatcaaaatcggacgactatagcatatagctcccataggaacaatcggaaaaataaatgaaaaaaaattataactttgctgtttttaattttttgtttagttcttcgagatatagtaatggtttaatatttcagaattccggtttcaatttcatcaaaatcggacgactatagcatatagctcccataggaacaatcggaaaaataaatgaaaaaaattataacttttctgttttttaattttttgtttagttcttcgacatatagcaatgtttaattatttcagaattatggtataaattttatcaaaatcggacgtctatagcatatagctcccatagaaataataaaaatatataaaataactatctaataattgagctgcaaataatcatagtttcaatgtttttttttagcacatactcaagtaaatcataatttaaatgttttcaaaagtatttaattaatgcaatagctgcaagggtatatgaacttcggcttgccgaagtttgctttccttcttgttttattttgaaaataaagaagCAGATTCTTTGTCGTATAGCCTTAAATTTAACTACTTCctagatttttattatttttccaaatttgaaAATGTGACGCTTTTGATGTATTGATgcagagaaaataaattatatagcTCATAGTCTTTATAACTTTAACTATAACTTCTTACCATCCCTCAATGTTATTTTAGGATGAATATTTTTGACTTAAATCcagttgaaattttttttatttaaggtaTGACACAaatgttatacatttttggtaGTAAATCcagttgaaatttttttatt
This genomic stretch from Drosophila gunungcola strain Sukarami unplaced genomic scaffold, Dgunungcola_SK_2 000001F, whole genome shotgun sequence harbors:
- the LOC128261857 gene encoding signal transducing adapter molecule 1 → MGIFGQSSPFDADVEKATSETNTNDNWSLILDVCDKVTTNPRQAKDCLKAVMRRMGHTDPHVVMQAITLLDALSNNCGKPLHLEVASRDFETEFRRLLAKAQPKVSLKMRQVLKNWADNDYKNDRELDLIPALYAQLRQEGYDFKNLGDKATKTVAEKAAALPKDPNVVSSQQEEDDIAKAIELSLKENKGSSPKTGSGASAGTASAYPSLYPSFGGTTTSSALSSEANATSAPEPRKVRALYDFEAAEENELTFFSGEIIHVLDDSDPNWWKGYNQRGEGLFPSNFVTADLSVDPERLDINQQHKTAAAAGQRELDSAAALQQKTEAAAAAAAAQPVEIDESKIDRLLHLLHEANPEDPSQDSDEMLQLEQEVHQMGPLIDAELERVDRKHAQLTQLSSDLVDAINLYHTLMRDDRVAAGQFAAAAGGFMPGLAGFPGAALYGSPGYPAAGGFPPAQNYPHGMHSLPYGPVSNPPTGAPSQAPGGYLGQPQGQVPLPYQNGHAAQMNSLPPHLTQPTGAAPVTQPIYTAQPIPVTNQHPQQAPQHPQNNYHIDQQSQYAQVPPAIPQIQQPQQQQQPSAPHAYMSPQHQQPPPPQGYQPGPNLYAPNGSPAVNPQSFMSPQQHQQQQAQQQQQLPHLDQFSQLHQQMAAMSMTGGPPVGAPGYHMQNDAVKNNIPIYQQQR